actcactcacactcactcactcactcactcactcactcacctaTCAAAAACACACTGtacatacaacacacacacaaaccaccaCGTGCTCATTTGCGCCCCCTAGAGTTCCACGCTggtatatacacatatatagaatgagtaaaaaaaattatttccCCTTTTTACATCTTTATATAAGAGTTGTACGAAAGACATGGCCACTGAGTGAGTAAACAATAAATATTTatcaaacaaatacaaaaataaatcaacataaATACTTTGTCGATAAGAAAAGATGACATGAGTTGGAACTCACTCATTACGTTTCACACGGTGTCTTCAAGTCTTTCGTCTTCTACAGACAACACACTGCCCAAGCGTCCAATCAGGGACGGTCAAGCCCGGCTCTCGGCGCCTGATTGGACGTTTCCTCTGTACATTAGGCTTTAATATTAGAACCATAGTTGTTTTCAGCACCGTCAACACTGAACCCGCTGGAGTACCGTCTGCTCCTCAACCAGCACAGACAgatcacacacacctgtaaactTCTGATCTTTTATGATCTCTGACTGTTCTTGGACCACCAGCCCTCCTCAAGCTTGGTGTGGCTCCACGGATGAATCTGATGTCTGTAGTTTGGGAGCAGAGAGGTCTGATTTGGCTGTTGGGGTCCAAAAGGTGTCCGGGCCTTGTTGATGAGTGAGGACAGGGTGGGCGGATGGTTGGATGGAGCACCTGTGTTGGTGATCTGCTAGGGAAGCCTCCTCTCTTGGAGGTCGTCTCagatccccccccacacacacacatgtaaacacactggGCTGATGCGTGTGATGATTGTTCTCACATTCAGAACACCATGAAAAGAACCTGTGAGGCAGTGTCCTCTAGCAGAACAAGCTGTTTCTCATGTCTGCGGAACCCGTTAAACCTGCTTCTCACCATCTGGCTTCCTGGACTCTTTCCTGCCCTTCAGACTGTTTGCAGCTTCCAGAGCTGCATCAACCGTCAGGCTGGTGAAAAGAAGATGAAGATCTTTGTTTTGAACTGAGAAATGTGTTGCACCACACGCTGGAATCTTCTAAATGCTAAACTTTTGGCTACGTTAGTTACTACAAACTACACATCCTGGTTCCAGAAACATGACCCAGTTAAGGACACCATATGTACAGTCTCTCCAGCACCAGCCGGGGAACGTTGAAGGAACATCTTTGTGTTTATTGGATGTCTGACTATGGTCCTGAACACAACTGGGACCCTAAACTCACAAGTTTCGCCTCCATGACAGATGAGAACACATCAACTTGTCTCCTTGGTGTTTGTCAAATACTTAAAGAATCTTGTGTCTTTGTTCCCTTTTCTATTAACTACAAGAACATGGAAGTTTCCAGGTTGCTGGTGAGGCTCCTTCCGAGTTTCCCCGAGCATTCTGGTTGTTTGGAGACTAAATTTCTGCTGCTAATGAGCGTGATGGAccggtgactcatccagggtgtGTTTCCTCCAGACAGCAGAAGCCCCTGGACCCTGGTCAGGAACAATGGTTCCCATATGGACGGGTGGAGTTTCACTGTTTGGAAAAACTACAGAGTTGCACGTTTTTTCACAGGACATCTTGACCTTTATGACTGCTCAGCATCAACAGATGTGCTAACATCCCCAGCAGGGGTTTAGATGTTTCTGGGATCAACTTCAAGAACTTCCATCAGATCCATTTAAATATTCTGCCACATCTAAATTAACGTACAGGAAAAAAAGTCTATGAAAAGAACTTCAAGCCGGGACTCCTTTACAGGATGAGCGAGGACAGAAGTTAGCTTTGATGCTAATGTGTGTGCGTTCTTCACATCTGTTGAGGACCGTGTCAGTATTCGGACTGACTCAGGGATCTGAATGGATCACAGGTGACCTCATCATTCCGTCCTCGTCACGTCATCACTCGGTGAATTTCTGATGAGTTTTGTACCGTTGATCCACATTGTTCTCTGTGTGAACTTTCCTTAGATTTGTACATTTTGCAGCAACGTTCGTGAGGAACCACTGAGTATTTTAGTGGGAGGAGGAGACCAGAACAGCTTATAGCAGCTCCTGATTGGTTGAGATGTCCAGGAAGTCTTTCAAACTTCACTAACTGGGTGAATCTGGGCCGAAAATCTCTTGTGGTCTCATTTGAACTGATTTGCTTCCACAGAAGTAAGACAGAAAGTTCAGGGGCTGCTCCTTACGCTAACAGCTAACAACGCTGCACATGTCCAGGAACCTTTGCTAGCTGTCTCCTTTCTGGCGTTGCCGTTGCTCCCTCCTACCTACGGTGTTGGTGAATTTGCGGCTGTGGCTCCAGACGTGTGTCCACATGTTCGTCTTCAGCTGGCGGGGCGATAGTCCTGGTTCTTCTCTGCAGTCCATTAGTCCATGCAGCCAGTCTCAGGTGTCTTGTGTCTCGTGTCTTGTGTCTCGTACAATTTGTCGTCTTTAAATTAATAGACATCTTAATCATTTGCATTCGACCACATCCTCCAGCATTCCCTGACTAATTAAATCATAGCTGTCCTCCGAGCTCTGCAGGGTTCTGGTGTGTTTGAGAACCCAGGGGGATATTTAGACTCTTGGGATTAAGTGAAGTGTCAACAGTCATTCATCACCTAACTAGCTCATTCTCATAGCTTCTACCCACAGTCTGCATGTTTTTAGCCGGACGTTTCACATCTGtttgggggggaggaggagcccCTGAACCCGAGTCGCCTGGTTCCCTGTGTGTTCAGGGGAAGCTGGGAGGAAGATGATCTGGCAAGAATTTGAATAGATATGCGTGAAAACTGAGACACAACGTCGTCACCGAAATTTACTGAACTATACAACGTTAAGTGCTGTTCCTGAACCACGCCTAGTCTCTTGTAGCTgctcttcctttcatttttgttgAGGATGAAACTAAATCCCATCGCTTGTGTTGTTAGGAGGAGCTTTCAGGTTGGGTTTTAGTCCCTTTGCCCCCTCTCCCCAGGGCCTACAACTACCCTCTTGAGGATCCTTGGTCCCAGACTGCATGTTACATTTTACAATCATGTTTAAATAATTTCTTCTTTGAAAGACAGGACTGCCCATTCTGCTGTCTGTCTCCCAGGTTTTTGGACCCGGATAGTCCAGAGACAATCTCAGACAGAGTAGTAGTCCCAGACTGCCCCTTGAGCTTTCAGAGGTCCTGCTAGCTTACACAGTTGTCTCATACTCTAGAACCTCCTTGCTGCCCATCATGCTACTCCTGTACTGTATCCTGGGACTGATGGCCGACGATGCCTCTACCAGGAGGATGGTCTTGCGAAGGCGACGGTCAATAAAATGTGCATCCCAAGCCGGATAGCGTTTTCTCGGAAGGTCAATGCGGATAACGGGGCCCTCTGGAGCACGGGACGAGGCCTTCTGTAGGAGTGCAGCGGATGAGGATGGGGAGGGCCGGACTTGGAAGATGGGCAGGCAACTGTCCCTGTCTCGCTCCCCTGGTATGGGCTCCCCCGTGTCTTTAGTCCGAGGGAGAGTCCGTGGAGGGCTGGTTATCACCATGTCTGTTTGAGATCCTTGGGATGGGGTGAGGCAAGCATCAATTACTCCTACCACCCCTCCTGCACCCACCATCCCCTCATCTACACACCCGGCCCAGTGGGAGCCCAGAACAGGCCCATCAGGGTGCAGCCAACAGTAGTATACCAACATGAAGAAAGTCCCCAGGGCAAAGCTGCATGCTACCAAGCACACCACCACCAGGGCCGAGGAGTCTGAGGTGTGGGGGCCACGGTAGGTGTACCAGGCTGCAGTCAGAGCCACATTCTCGGCCAGTGTCACCGAATAGTAGATGATCAGGCGAAAGCGGCTGGGCCCTTCTTTGACATTAAACCAGCAGAAGATGTAGATGATGCCCACCACCATGTTGTAGATGATCTCCTCCCACTTGGACATGCAAAAGTCAGTCTCACCTTGGATGATCCAGAAGGTCATGACACACCTGAAATAAAGTGCAGCGTTAGGAGTTGTTGGCATTTTAGGAGAGGGAGTTTTATGAAGAAACATCGGCAGAGTTCTAAAACCGCATTCGATGCAAGTGGGTAAGAATGAACTGTTAAAAGAAGCTGGAAGATGTTTGGCCTCCgatccaagaggcttcttcagttctgaccaACTCGAGATGAACCATAGTTGTTTTCAGCACCATCAACGAACTGAGACGAACTGAGATTATTTGTCTGCAAACATCCATCCTAAAAAAACTGGAGAAGCCTCTGGGACACACAAGAAGGTTTAGGACCATCGGGTGGAGTACATACATTTATCTATGCAGATACTTGTAACAGTCAAATCAGATGTGTCAGGCAACAGGTGACGCACCAGTGGCTGACGATGAATATCCCAAAATAGAGCTGGAAGACGGAGGCAAAGAGAGCAAAGGCCACCGTCCTCGCTCCGATGGTGAAGAAGTGCCACAACATCTGGGTGATCATGGCCTTGTAGGACATGGGCAGCTTGTCATCGCGAGAGTCACGTAGGACCTTCTGGTAGGAGGCGATCATCCAGGCCAGCGACACCAGTGACGCCGAGGctgagagacctggagacacCAGATGAGTGAGAGAGCTCAGAACTTAAAGGCTCAACAGCGAAAGTGAGGTGTAAAAGAAGGAGAATTCCAGGAGCTTCTCCAGCAGGGACTCATCGTTTCCCCCTGTAATTGCACCACATCCTGAGGTTTAACTTGGACCTCAGACTTCCTCTCACTTTCGTGGTAACCAACAACCAATTGTATGAACctttggatggatgatgaactTCCGCTTATCAGTTTCAGTCCCTTCATGAAGCTAAACAAGTCTGATGCTAGACTCCCACATAAAAGAGAGACGAGGAGATGTGATATGGACAGAGTCGCCGTTGTCTGTAGATCACAGGTTTTACCATATTTGTGGGCCCTTTCTCAACAGCTACGAGCAAAAATTACAAGAGGGGaacttttcttttatcttcCAGTGCAGCTAACAGATGGTGTAATGtctaaaaatgattaaaatgctaATGGGGCACCTTTAAACAACTTACTGCTGACACGCTGAGTGCCACTGCTAGATGTTCCAGC
This genomic window from Takifugu rubripes chromosome 3, fTakRub1.2, whole genome shotgun sequence contains:
- the LOC497075 gene encoding XK-related protein 7a (The RefSeq protein has 1 substitution compared to this genomic sequence); this encodes MAAKSDGAAVSLEDDNPAGNASKPEDAAVGLRGGAAGGKPYTPLDCCWVLCALLVFFSDGATDLWLAADYYLREDYWWFGLTLVFVVVPSAVVQVLSFRWFVYDYSELSGGDGAATSGSETGAAAAAGAVGGAVTAGDGTLSTKDSDQRGGSTAARNAVNATPIYTTSAPPATPGGAAAPRRCCTVCMWGFQTVLHVLQLGQVWRYFHALYLGAQSHWHGSSPRRHFHWRLMFESADITMLRLLEAFLKSAPQLVLQLSIMIHGNAVLPLQASFNSSFLPTCIECGFRTLPMFLHKTPSPKMPTTPNAALYFRCVMTFWIIQGETDFCMSKWEEIIYNMVVGIIYIFCWFNVKEGPSRFRLIIYYSVTLAENVALTAAWYTYRGPHTSDSSALVVVCLVACSFALGTFFMLVYYCWLHPDGPVLGSHWAGCVDEGMVGAGGVVGVIDACLTPSQGSQTDMVITSPPRTLPRTKDTGEPIPGERDRDSCLPIFQVRPSPSSSAALLQKASSRAPEGPVIRIDLPRKRYPAWDAHFIDRRLRKTILLVEASSAISPRIQYRSSMMGSKEVLEYETTV
- the LOC497075 gene encoding XK-related protein 7a isoform X1, with translation MAAKSDGAAVSLEDDNPAGNASKPEDAAVGLRGGAAGGKPYTPLDCCWVLCALLVFFSDGATDLWLAADYYLREDYWWFGLTLVFVVVPSAVVQVLSFRWFVYDYSELSGGDGAATSGSETGAAAAAGAVGGAVTAGDGTLSTKDSDQRGGSTAARNAVNATPIYTTSAPPATPGGAAAPRRCCTVCMWGFQTVLHVLQLGQVWRYFHALYLGAQSRWHGSSPRRHFHWRLMFESADITMLRLLEAFLKSAPQLVLQLSIMIHGNAVLPLQGLSASASLVSLAWMIASYQKVLRDSRDDKLPMSYKAMITQMLWHFFTIGARTVAFALFASVFQLYFGIFIVSHWCVMTFWIIQGETDFCMSKWEEIIYNMVVGIIYIFCWFNVKEGPSRFRLIIYYSVTLAENVALTAAWYTYRGPHTSDSSALVVVCLVACSFALGTFFMLVYYCWLHPDGPVLGSHWAGCVDEGMVGAGGVVGVIDACLTPSQGSQTDMVITSPPRTLPRTKDTGEPIPGERDRDSCLPIFQVRPSPSSSAALLQKASSRAPEGPVIRIDLPRKRYPAWDAHFIDRRLRKTILLVEASSAISPRIQYRSSMMGSKEVLEYETTV